The following coding sequences are from one Parabacteroides pacaensis window:
- a CDS encoding RagB/SusD family nutrient uptake outer membrane protein, which yields MKSIYAILIACSLCMLASCDYLDVVPESTATEDDIYKTQNQTQKFVYSCYRGIPDYYKIQEYPDFTAGNDLVTGWYGSVRYFHYKSLLYGLESPSSTYYALWSTTANKYPEGHTSRALWTAIRYCYNLINNLERVADITEENMKNWKGEALFLIAYYHQIMLEYYGPVIIVDKEIPLDAPESEMFVMRSPYDKCVEFIADKYTEAATLLPAKWTSDRWGRATAAAALGYKARLLLYAASPLVNGNSEYYSNFKNPDGENLMNLIYDKEKWKKAMDAAEEAILYCEQNGYKLYESVNSASLSEFDRGKRNYHAAFVGEGTGSFVNSDEMLFGLLDQESVSYNSKNFAPRIGFTSYTTKGFRGYAFPTWDCISRYYTKNGLPWEDDPETKDLDPYSIAPGDSTVRFHRNREPRFYASVGFDRGEYEVSGDTIILRCRRGEMQQNDGNITHEYQTDNGYYCQKWISKNDVYNVTTNSITANKLAFPYLRLAELYLSYAEADFEYNGSLSGKSLNYLNKVRQRCGLPNFETSWAKAGGIPSGEKLRQILHDERTNELAMEGRRFHDIRRWKIAHIEMMRYQKSWNLAGKTAETFYQLTDMKEGGVRVFEVPKSYWLAIPLDQIQVNYNLVQNPGYGGEE from the coding sequence ATGAAAAGTATATATGCAATCTTGATCGCTTGTTCCTTGTGTATGTTGGCATCTTGCGATTATCTGGATGTTGTACCGGAAAGTACAGCTACAGAGGATGATATTTATAAAACACAAAATCAAACCCAAAAGTTTGTGTACTCTTGTTATAGAGGAATACCGGATTATTATAAAATACAAGAATATCCTGACTTTACGGCTGGAAATGATCTTGTAACAGGGTGGTATGGATCAGTCCGGTATTTCCATTATAAAAGCTTGCTATACGGACTGGAATCTCCTAGTTCTACTTATTATGCATTGTGGTCTACTACAGCTAATAAATATCCTGAAGGACATACTTCCAGGGCTCTCTGGACTGCTATACGTTATTGTTATAATTTAATAAATAACTTAGAGCGTGTTGCTGATATTACAGAGGAAAATATGAAGAATTGGAAAGGGGAAGCTTTGTTTTTAATTGCTTATTACCATCAAATCATGTTGGAATACTACGGTCCGGTAATTATTGTCGATAAAGAAATCCCATTGGATGCTCCGGAATCGGAAATGTTCGTGATGCGTTCTCCTTATGATAAATGTGTAGAATTTATTGCAGATAAATATACGGAAGCTGCTACCCTTCTTCCTGCCAAATGGACCTCGGATAGGTGGGGGCGGGCTACAGCCGCTGCTGCTTTAGGCTATAAAGCTCGGTTATTATTATATGCTGCCTCTCCGTTAGTGAACGGAAATAGCGAATATTATTCAAATTTTAAGAATCCTGATGGGGAAAATTTGATGAATTTAATTTATGATAAGGAGAAATGGAAAAAAGCTATGGATGCAGCAGAAGAGGCTATTTTATATTGCGAACAAAACGGATATAAGTTATATGAGTCTGTAAATTCTGCTTCTTTGTCTGAGTTCGACCGTGGAAAACGGAATTATCATGCTGCATTTGTGGGAGAAGGAACTGGTTCTTTTGTTAATTCAGATGAAATGTTGTTTGGATTATTAGATCAAGAATCTGTTTCCTATAATAGTAAAAACTTCGCTCCTCGTATTGGTTTTACTTCTTATACAACCAAAGGTTTCCGTGGGTATGCTTTCCCGACATGGGATTGTATTAGCCGGTATTATACAAAAAATGGGTTGCCTTGGGAGGATGATCCGGAGACTAAAGATTTAGACCCGTATTCTATTGCGCCGGGTGATAGCACGGTACGTTTCCACCGGAACCGGGAACCTCGCTTTTATGCATCTGTCGGTTTTGACCGGGGTGAATATGAAGTAAGTGGAGATACAATTATCTTGCGTTGCCGCCGGGGCGAAATGCAACAAAATGATGGTAACATCACACATGAATATCAAACGGATAATGGTTATTATTGCCAGAAATGGATTTCAAAGAATGACGTATACAACGTAACAACGAATTCAATTACAGCTAATAAGCTTGCTTTTCCCTATTTACGTTTGGCAGAGCTTTATTTAAGTTATGCAGAGGCTGATTTCGAATATAACGGATCGTTAAGTGGAAAGAGCTTGAATTATCTGAATAAAGTACGGCAACGTTGCGGGTTACCTAATTTTGAAACTTCATGGGCAAAAGCCGGAGGTATACCGAGCGGAGAGAAATTGCGGCAAATTTTGCATGATGAACGTACAAATGAATTAGCTATGGAAGGTCGCCGTTTCCACGACATCCGCCGTTGGAAGATTGCCCATATCGAAATGATGCGTTACCAGAAATCATGGAATCTGGCGGGAAAGACTGCCGAAACTTTCTATCAGTTAACGGACATGAAGGAAGGCGGGGTACGTGTATTCGAAGTACCGAAAAGTTATTGGTTGGCTATTCCGTTGGATCAAATCCAGGTAAATTATAATCTGGTGCAGAATCCCGGATATGGCGGAGAGGAATAG
- a CDS encoding SusC/RagA family TonB-linked outer membrane protein codes for MDQLAEETGITYKIKDRQVILTEPGAKTANAPQQETTFELKGYVYDEQDQPIPGANVYVKGTNNGTVTDQDGLFSLRVKENALLVVSFIGYQQKEIAVKKKRYLAVDLIPDNKVLEEVVVVGFGVQKKESLVGAVQSVKPAELKVTSSNLTTAFAGNVAGLITQQSSGEPGYDASDFYIRGVSTFGYSTVPLIILDGVEITSAMLNNIPPESIESFSVLKDATATSLYGSRGANGVIIVTTRTGKTSEKMAVNIRFENTFSMPTSVQEVADGVTYMEMYNEAIKNGTNPGETYTPYYSQEKIDGTRAGLDPYVFPNNNWYEMLFKDFTMNQNLNVNVVGGGKKIDYFLNAGIFYENGIVKQPKEDVLDVGMRNKKYLFQSNVSAKITGTTKISLKMNTQLWYNHRPVESISNLFYYTMRCNPVRFPATLPGEEGDTFVRYGNNNSWDTGYTDTNPYAMLSRGYQDRYYSYLTTAFTLDQDLKFITPGLTLKGLASFYNYTYSYTSRSMTPFYYKVDEDYTVTPDGQYNYTTSSIGDPGSTYLTSDTQPTGNRVWSLQGTLDYARTFGRHDVGATLVYHMKETVNNDTDKAEKKVLPFREQGLAGRFTYNFDHRYLFEATFGYNGSENFRKGQRYGFFPSAAIGWTVSREKFFEPLNKVVSNLKLRASYGLSGNDALSSRFPYVTEVNMSSGTDWYMGQSFGEIYGPVISVYGNRNATWEKAKKLNVGMDLGLWEQLDLSIDYFTEHRTGIFMRRRTIPSTAGLASNLPYANIGSVDNKGVDLTVAWNKVFNKDLTVQLKGTFTYAHNEVVAKDEPSNVEEYYSEIGQPVKSIRGLVAEGLFTSQEEIDKHAKQTFSSYTIGDIKYKDLNNDGLIDGNDITTIGNPSIPEILYGFGGTVKYKNWDLSVFFQGSGKVSLLMSNVHPFCDTQHFGYGITQYIADDHWSENNNVATAAYPRLSAVAIENNRQASSYWLRNGSYVRLKNAEVGYSFSKFRFYLAGTNLLTFSPFDLWDPEKGGGNGLSYPLQRTVKIGVQFQY; via the coding sequence ATGGATCAATTGGCCGAAGAAACCGGTATTACTTATAAGATAAAGGACCGGCAGGTTATTTTAACCGAGCCGGGAGCTAAAACAGCTAATGCTCCCCAGCAGGAAACGACTTTTGAATTAAAAGGATACGTTTACGACGAGCAGGATCAACCTATTCCCGGAGCCAATGTATATGTAAAAGGAACGAACAATGGCACGGTAACAGACCAAGACGGTTTATTTTCCCTTCGGGTGAAAGAAAATGCCTTATTGGTAGTTTCTTTTATCGGATACCAGCAAAAAGAAATTGCGGTAAAGAAGAAAAGGTATTTGGCTGTAGATTTGATTCCTGATAATAAAGTGCTGGAAGAAGTGGTAGTAGTGGGTTTCGGTGTACAGAAAAAGGAATCCTTAGTAGGAGCGGTACAATCCGTAAAACCTGCAGAACTGAAAGTAACCTCCAGTAACTTGACTACGGCATTTGCCGGTAATGTAGCGGGATTAATTACCCAGCAATCTTCCGGGGAACCAGGCTACGATGCATCTGATTTTTATATTCGCGGTGTATCCACTTTCGGTTATAGTACGGTTCCTTTAATTATTCTGGATGGAGTGGAGATCACTTCTGCCATGTTGAATAATATCCCCCCGGAGTCTATTGAATCGTTTTCCGTATTGAAGGATGCGACAGCAACTTCTCTATATGGTTCGCGAGGTGCAAATGGTGTAATTATTGTGACTACCCGGACAGGGAAAACATCTGAGAAAATGGCTGTGAACATCCGTTTCGAAAATACGTTTTCTATGCCTACGTCTGTGCAAGAGGTTGCGGACGGTGTAACTTATATGGAAATGTATAATGAAGCTATTAAGAACGGCACGAATCCGGGTGAAACTTATACCCCTTATTATTCGCAAGAAAAGATCGACGGTACACGTGCCGGGTTAGACCCGTATGTTTTCCCTAATAATAACTGGTACGAGATGTTGTTCAAGGATTTTACCATGAACCAGAATTTGAATGTCAATGTAGTGGGAGGAGGAAAGAAAATCGATTATTTCCTGAATGCCGGTATTTTCTATGAGAACGGAATTGTAAAGCAACCCAAAGAAGATGTGCTGGATGTAGGGATGCGTAATAAAAAGTATCTGTTCCAAAGTAATGTTTCGGCTAAGATCACCGGAACAACGAAAATCTCTCTGAAGATGAACACCCAATTATGGTATAACCATCGCCCGGTAGAAAGCATCAGCAATTTGTTTTACTATACGATGCGGTGTAATCCTGTTCGTTTTCCCGCAACGTTGCCGGGAGAAGAAGGAGATACTTTTGTCCGTTACGGAAATAATAACTCATGGGATACCGGATATACCGATACGAATCCGTATGCTATGTTAAGCCGAGGGTATCAGGACCGGTATTATTCTTACCTGACAACTGCTTTTACCCTTGACCAGGATTTGAAGTTTATTACTCCCGGACTTACACTGAAAGGGTTGGCCTCGTTTTATAATTACACCTATTCTTATACTTCCCGTTCTATGACTCCTTTTTATTATAAAGTAGACGAGGATTACACAGTTACCCCCGACGGTCAGTATAATTATACCACCTCTTCTATTGGAGATCCGGGAAGTACTTATTTAACTTCAGACACACAGCCTACAGGGAATCGCGTATGGTCTTTACAAGGAACATTGGATTATGCTCGTACGTTCGGCAGGCATGATGTCGGAGCTACCCTTGTCTATCACATGAAAGAAACGGTTAACAATGACACGGACAAAGCTGAGAAAAAAGTGTTGCCTTTCCGTGAACAAGGATTGGCAGGCCGTTTTACTTATAATTTCGATCATCGCTATTTGTTTGAAGCAACTTTCGGTTATAATGGATCGGAAAACTTCAGGAAAGGCCAGCGTTACGGGTTCTTCCCCTCTGCTGCGATAGGTTGGACTGTTTCCAGGGAAAAGTTTTTTGAGCCTTTAAATAAAGTGGTTTCCAATTTAAAACTGCGTGCTTCTTATGGATTGTCCGGAAATGATGCGCTAAGCAGCCGTTTTCCTTATGTAACCGAAGTGAATATGAGTTCTGGTACTGATTGGTACATGGGGCAAAGCTTCGGAGAGATATACGGTCCTGTCATCAGCGTATATGGAAATCGAAATGCCACTTGGGAAAAAGCAAAGAAATTAAATGTCGGTATGGATTTAGGCTTATGGGAGCAATTGGACCTTTCTATCGATTATTTTACCGAGCATCGTACCGGTATTTTTATGAGACGCCGTACCATTCCTTCTACAGCCGGGTTGGCTTCGAACTTACCGTATGCTAATATCGGTTCGGTAGATAATAAGGGGGTGGATTTGACAGTTGCGTGGAATAAAGTTTTTAATAAAGATTTGACCGTACAATTGAAAGGTACGTTTACTTATGCACACAATGAAGTTGTTGCGAAAGATGAACCGTCCAACGTGGAAGAATATTATTCCGAAATAGGCCAGCCGGTAAAAAGTATCAGGGGATTGGTTGCGGAAGGCTTGTTTACTTCGCAAGAAGAGATAGATAAACATGCCAAACAAACGTTTTCCAGCTATACTATCGGTGATATTAAATATAAGGATTTAAATAATGACGGATTAATTGACGGGAATGATATAACCACGATCGGAAATCCTAGTATTCCGGAAATTTTATATGGTTTCGGAGGAACGGTTAAATATAAAAATTGGGATTTATCAGTGTTTTTCCAAGGGTCCGGTAAAGTCAGCTTGCTGATGTCGAACGTGCATCCGTTCTGCGATACCCAGCATTTCGGATATGGTATAACACAATATATTGCAGACGACCATTGGTCGGAGAACAACAATGTCGCTACGGCTGCCTATCCGCGTTTATCGGCTGTAGCCATTGAAAATAACCGTCAGGCTTCCAGCTATTGGCTAAGGAATGGTAGCTATGTGCGCTTAAAAAATGCTGAAGTGGGGTATTCTTTTTCTAAGTTCCGTTTCTATCTGGCGGGGACAAATTTGCTAACCTTCTCGCCCTTCGATTTATGGGATCCGGAAAAAGGAGGGGGTAACGGGTTAAGTTATCCGCTTCAACGTACGGTAAAAATTGGTGTCCAGTTTCAATACTAA
- a CDS encoding FecR family protein: MEKNKHILRKFFQEEDETTRRKLEFFWNECRPEKVDSVADPILKKTLQKIQTNPAQQPHSRKYRLYFKTGYITIASVAASILLIFWGSRFLRDNPAEDIKQIAATMEPLSFEKTENITLVMDDSAKLQLKTDAQIAYNSQGDVSVNSESVSSRKTSEKEKKVSFNQLVVPKGKRSQLLLSDGTKVWVNSGTRVIYPSVFSPDKREIYVEGEVYMEVTHNENCPFFVNTSGFEVKVLGTSFDVFAYKQMPVSRVVLAEGSVEIKDTHNKQICMVPNELVSIGQAGIEEKMKVNAGDYKAWIEGIMVLNGEPLQVLVERLSVLYGENIVCDSSLDNEQIYGKLDLRENLDEILEYIKSMIPISTREENGMICLKRVN, from the coding sequence ATGGAAAAAAACAAACATATCCTCCGTAAGTTTTTTCAAGAAGAAGATGAAACAACCCGAAGAAAACTGGAATTTTTCTGGAACGAGTGTAGGCCGGAAAAAGTAGATTCCGTGGCTGATCCTATCTTAAAAAAGACTCTTCAAAAAATACAAACAAATCCGGCACAACAACCGCATTCTCGTAAATACCGATTATATTTTAAAACAGGCTATATTACTATTGCCTCTGTCGCCGCTTCTATTTTGTTGATTTTCTGGGGAAGCCGTTTCCTACGAGATAATCCTGCAGAAGATATAAAGCAAATTGCCGCTACTATGGAACCGTTATCTTTTGAAAAAACAGAGAATATTACCTTGGTAATGGACGATTCGGCAAAATTACAATTAAAGACGGATGCACAAATAGCTTATAATTCACAAGGAGATGTCTCTGTAAATTCAGAATCAGTATCATCCCGGAAAACAAGTGAGAAAGAAAAGAAGGTTTCGTTTAATCAATTGGTTGTACCTAAAGGGAAACGTTCGCAATTATTATTGTCGGATGGAACGAAAGTTTGGGTAAATTCGGGAACCAGGGTAATTTATCCGAGCGTTTTCAGTCCGGATAAACGCGAAATATATGTAGAGGGAGAGGTGTATATGGAGGTAACTCATAATGAAAACTGCCCGTTCTTTGTGAATACTTCAGGATTTGAAGTAAAAGTATTAGGTACTTCATTCGATGTATTTGCATATAAACAAATGCCTGTAAGCCGGGTGGTATTAGCTGAAGGGTCCGTAGAAATAAAAGATACACATAATAAGCAGATTTGCATGGTTCCGAATGAATTGGTTTCCATAGGTCAGGCCGGAATTGAAGAAAAGATGAAAGTCAATGCCGGAGATTACAAAGCTTGGATTGAAGGAATTATGGTTCTGAACGGCGAACCTCTGCAAGTTTTAGTGGAACGGTTAAGCGTACTGTACGGAGAAAATATTGTCTGTGATTCCTCGTTAGATAATGAGCAAATCTATGGAAAGTTAGATTTGCGGGAAAATCTGGACGAGATACTAGAGTATATCAAATCGATGATTCCTATTTCTACGCGCGAAGAAAACGGGATGATTTGTTTGAAAAGAGTGAATTAA
- a CDS encoding DUF418 domain-containing protein codes for MTTDLIKPSSRLGVVDALRGLALLAIVLFHNIENFNIYFPITDMPGWLEVLDKGILVFANFALSGKAYAMFSLLFGFSFYIQLTNEQKRGGDFRLRFAWRMCLLFLFGQLHSLFYSGDILVLYSVVGLMLIAVCQLKNRTVLIIASVLLLQPYEWGRAIYAMFNPDYVIVGYSGQYYKALLPVLKNGSLWDVLRANISNGQLFSDLWQLENGRLFQTLGLFMVGMLLGRKKLFIKSDDSIKRWKTILVMCTIAFVPLYLLNTCIPGLIDNPSVVKPYKIAMNSYANNALMMVYVSAFTLVWFRGEGLKWQKGLVPFGRMSLTNYITASIIGMFIYCGFGLGLYKYAGATISLIIGIGVFTLQLMASRWWLAQHKQGPFEALWRKATWVNSSR; via the coding sequence ATGACAACAGACCTTATTAAGCCCAGTTCGCGTCTTGGCGTGGTTGATGCATTGCGCGGCCTTGCATTACTGGCCATCGTTCTTTTTCACAATATAGAGAATTTTAACATCTATTTTCCTATTACGGATATGCCCGGATGGTTGGAGGTGCTCGATAAAGGCATATTGGTGTTCGCAAATTTCGCACTGTCCGGCAAGGCCTATGCGATGTTCTCTTTATTGTTTGGCTTCAGTTTTTATATCCAGCTTACAAACGAGCAGAAAAGGGGCGGCGATTTCCGTCTGCGGTTCGCATGGCGTATGTGCCTGTTGTTCCTTTTCGGACAACTACACTCGCTTTTTTATAGCGGGGACATACTTGTACTCTATTCCGTTGTCGGGTTGATGCTGATAGCGGTTTGCCAGTTGAAAAACAGAACCGTACTGATCATCGCTTCGGTATTGCTTCTCCAGCCCTACGAATGGGGCCGGGCAATATATGCCATGTTCAATCCCGACTACGTAATCGTAGGATACTCCGGGCAATATTATAAAGCTTTATTGCCGGTATTGAAGAATGGCAGTTTGTGGGATGTTTTGAGGGCGAATATCTCGAACGGCCAATTATTCAGCGACCTCTGGCAATTGGAGAACGGACGGTTATTCCAGACCTTGGGGCTGTTTATGGTAGGCATGCTACTCGGTCGGAAGAAACTGTTCATCAAGAGCGATGACTCGATAAAACGGTGGAAGACGATTCTGGTAATGTGCACCATAGCTTTCGTGCCCCTCTATTTGCTCAATACTTGTATTCCGGGTCTTATAGATAATCCGTCGGTAGTTAAGCCCTATAAAATTGCGATGAATTCCTATGCCAATAACGCGCTTATGATGGTATATGTTTCCGCCTTTACGCTTGTCTGGTTCCGCGGCGAAGGACTGAAATGGCAGAAAGGGCTGGTTCCATTTGGGCGGATGAGCCTTACGAATTACATAACCGCTTCGATAATCGGAATGTTCATCTATTGCGGATTCGGATTAGGGCTCTATAAATATGCCGGGGCAACTATTTCACTTATTATCGGCATCGGAGTTTTCACGCTCCAACTAATGGCCAGCCGCTGGTGGCTGGCCCAGCATAAGCAGGGGCCGTTCGAGGCGCTGTGGCGCAAAGCGACATGGGTCAATAGCTCCCGCTAA